A DNA window from Spirochaetaceae bacterium contains the following coding sequences:
- a CDS encoding NIPSNAP family protein, whose protein sequence is MAFYELRHYRVLPGKMDEWVRCMEETIIPFQVARGMVIAGSFRGESDDQTYVWMRRFDSEEERERLYAAVYESDEWKNDISPQVEQLIERSTIEVTRLVATPKSVLQ, encoded by the coding sequence ATGGCATTCTACGAACTGCGCCACTACCGGGTGCTGCCGGGCAAGATGGACGAGTGGGTGCGCTGCATGGAAGAGACGATCATCCCGTTCCAGGTGGCGCGCGGCATGGTGATTGCGGGCAGCTTCCGCGGCGAGAGCGATGACCAGACCTACGTCTGGATGCGCCGCTTCGACTCGGAGGAGGAGCGCGAGAGGCTGTACGCGGCGGTGTACGAGTCGGACGAGTGGAAGAACGACATCTCGCCGCAGGTGGAGCAGTTGATCGAGCGCTCCACGATCGAGGTCACCCGGCTCGTGGCCACGCCCAAGTCGGTGCTGCAGTAG